A portion of the Bifidobacterium sp. ESL0800 genome contains these proteins:
- a CDS encoding bifunctional ADP-dependent NAD(P)H-hydrate dehydratase/NAD(P)H-hydrate epimerase produces MDEVTMTELMRKSMLQRRAYSVETVRGMEKPLLDRGVPLMRMAASAAARVTAELLDDHDIDIDEAKVVLLAGAGDNGGDGLFAAAQLARSGAQVTAIAVGKSLHLQGLLAFTRSGGRLLIINPEADIPGVSSGFGAGEAGERLQAAIELARQADVVLDAMTGIGVHGALRGPAATMASMLHPAREDGTDPEKPPFVADTEQEQRPLVVAIDTPSGIGVDDGTLPGSYIPADVTVMFGAMKPCAMLPPASFACGRVMLVDFGFDITHAVPAVSSIDGTAGRMIRLPQPFDSKYSRGVVGLITGSAKYPGAAVLSSGAAVRSNIGMVRYLGPVNASDMVLRNTPEIVIGKGRVEAWAVGSGVPTGEAANNTAIRNSGRHGITASDGQREAIAALLKHYALPDEHACATAEETEIPVHDLDKEATSQVSQRTGTVRDNANPDADVEREPWTMPPICVDAGALDLLPKRVPPHVVITPHAAELAALLRLRGENVDTASIIAQPWHWAKRAHELTGATVLLKGAVTIVVGDSNVTGLPADTETGSENGDGTRKMTTTFISGSGPAWLATAGAGDVLAGVMTAMLAQQGDGELQHDPSLDVMTAASASYIHGYAASLASGSDQHGWEPPEIFDEDGTITPDGKPGRPIVATDVIAALPQAFEELLQD; encoded by the coding sequence ATGGACGAGGTAACGATGACGGAACTGATGCGCAAATCGATGCTGCAACGGCGGGCCTACAGTGTCGAAACGGTACGAGGCATGGAAAAGCCCCTACTGGATCGAGGCGTTCCGCTGATGCGTATGGCCGCCTCGGCTGCCGCAAGGGTCACCGCCGAACTGCTTGACGACCATGATATCGACATTGACGAAGCGAAAGTCGTGCTGCTGGCCGGTGCCGGAGATAACGGTGGTGACGGCCTGTTCGCGGCTGCGCAGCTGGCTCGCTCAGGTGCCCAGGTCACCGCAATCGCGGTCGGTAAATCACTGCATTTGCAAGGACTGCTGGCCTTCACCCGCAGCGGCGGAAGGCTGCTGATCATCAATCCGGAAGCGGATATTCCAGGGGTTTCCTCCGGTTTTGGCGCAGGCGAGGCCGGAGAACGGCTGCAAGCGGCAATCGAACTGGCACGGCAGGCCGACGTCGTGCTTGACGCCATGACCGGTATCGGCGTGCACGGCGCTCTGCGCGGGCCTGCCGCAACGATGGCGAGCATGCTTCATCCCGCCCGCGAGGATGGTACAGATCCGGAGAAACCGCCGTTCGTCGCTGATACCGAACAGGAACAGAGGCCGCTTGTGGTCGCCATCGATACGCCTTCAGGAATCGGCGTCGACGATGGAACCCTGCCTGGCAGCTATATTCCCGCTGACGTCACGGTGATGTTCGGCGCGATGAAACCCTGTGCGATGCTGCCTCCTGCAAGTTTCGCCTGCGGACGCGTCATGTTGGTCGATTTCGGCTTCGACATCACACACGCCGTTCCGGCCGTCTCTTCGATCGACGGCACAGCCGGCAGGATGATACGGCTGCCGCAACCGTTCGATTCCAAATATTCGCGCGGCGTGGTCGGCCTGATCACCGGTTCGGCGAAATACCCGGGCGCGGCCGTTCTGAGCTCCGGCGCGGCCGTCCGTTCCAATATCGGCATGGTACGTTATCTGGGACCGGTCAACGCGTCGGATATGGTGCTGCGCAATACGCCGGAAATCGTCATCGGCAAAGGTCGCGTCGAAGCTTGGGCCGTCGGCTCAGGCGTCCCGACAGGCGAAGCCGCGAATAATACCGCCATCCGCAATTCTGGCAGGCACGGCATTACCGCCTCCGACGGCCAGCGCGAAGCCATCGCCGCGCTGCTCAAGCATTACGCATTGCCGGATGAACACGCTTGTGCAACCGCGGAAGAGACCGAAATTCCGGTCCACGATCTGGACAAAGAGGCAACGTCCCAGGTTTCACAACGGACCGGAACCGTTCGGGACAACGCCAATCCGGATGCCGATGTCGAACGCGAACCGTGGACCATGCCGCCGATCTGCGTCGACGCCGGCGCACTCGACCTGCTGCCGAAGCGCGTGCCGCCGCATGTCGTCATCACCCCACACGCCGCCGAACTCGCCGCATTGCTGCGTCTTCGTGGCGAAAACGTGGACACCGCATCCATCATCGCGCAACCCTGGCACTGGGCGAAACGGGCCCACGAACTGACCGGCGCGACCGTGCTGCTCAAGGGCGCAGTGACCATCGTCGTCGGCGACTCCAACGTGACCGGGCTACCGGCCGACACCGAAACGGGATCCGAAAACGGCGACGGTACGCGCAAGATGACCACAACGTTCATCTCCGGCAGCGGCCCGGCATGGCTGGCCACGGCCGGGGCCGGTGACGTTCTGGCCGGCGTCATGACCGCAATGCTCGCCCAGCAAGGCGATGGCGAGCTGCAGCACGACCCGAGCCTCGACGTCATGACCGCCGCCAGTGCCAGCTATATCCACGGTTACGCTGCAAGCCTCGCCTCGGGTTCCGACCAGCACGGCTGGGAACCGCCAGAGATTTTCGACGAAGACGGCACTATCACGCCGGATGGCAAACCGGGGCGCCCGATCGTGGCGACCGACGTCATCGCGGCACTGCCCCAGGCGTTCGAGGAATTGCTGCAGGACTAG
- a CDS encoding HAD family phosphatase, whose product MMTRPENNEADNRNAAIHDVMFDFCGVLLELNYRPCFEGHFPEAIINQVCSDRDVYGFFAAEARMDAGEDFAVVIKDVEKEYGDKAATMFRYYIEHYGDALPKTIDGMEILLSDLRRAGYGVWGLTNWSAETFHFAFEKFPQLENLLQGTVVSGVEKMHKPNADIFNLALTRFGLDAARTVFFDDTQANVDGAKAVGIKGIHFSDAIQARKALRGLGVNI is encoded by the coding sequence ATGATGACCAGGCCGGAAAACAACGAAGCCGACAACCGCAACGCCGCCATCCATGATGTCATGTTCGATTTCTGCGGAGTGCTGCTCGAACTGAACTACCGCCCATGTTTCGAAGGGCATTTCCCTGAAGCCATCATCAACCAGGTCTGCTCGGACCGGGACGTCTACGGGTTCTTCGCCGCCGAGGCGCGTATGGACGCCGGCGAGGACTTCGCGGTGGTCATCAAGGACGTCGAAAAGGAATACGGCGACAAGGCGGCCACGATGTTCCGCTACTATATCGAGCATTACGGCGATGCTCTGCCGAAGACAATCGACGGGATGGAAATCCTGCTGTCGGATCTGCGCCGGGCCGGTTATGGCGTGTGGGGTCTGACGAACTGGTCGGCCGAGACCTTCCATTTCGCCTTCGAAAAATTCCCGCAACTTGAAAACCTGCTGCAGGGCACGGTGGTTTCCGGCGTCGAAAAGATGCACAAGCCGAACGCCGATATCTTCAACCTTGCCTTGACCCGTTTCGGCCTCGACGCCGCACGGACCGTGTTCTTCGACGATACTCAGGCCAATGTGGACGGCGCGAAAGCCGTCGGCATCAAGGGAATCCACTTCAGCGACGCAATCCAAGCCAGAAAAGCGCTGCGGGGCTTGGGCGTGAACATCTGA
- the uvrC gene encoding excinuclease ABC subunit UvrC, translating to MLGDTRDLFRPATGDIPTDPGVYKWRDGDGRVIYVGKAKNLRNRLTFYFQPLSELHPRTQNMVLTARSLEWTVVATELEALTLEYTWIKEFDPRFNVVFRDDKTYPYLAVSLGEKYPRVWVTRNRKRRDTRYFGPYVKAWDLRHSLDKLLKAFPVRTCTKTVFNRAKLTDRPCLLASIGKCSAPCVSRISAKDHRRMCERLVGVLTGRYGTTFIAGLTREMKQASNDMEFEKAARLRDQISMLKTMSEQNAVVFDSDVDADVFGMESDELEASIHAFFVRSGSIRGERNWSVKRVEDIDDADLIADLITQVYSDMMEETESQANVPLNLPSNGEELLEQDSDVAKDSADPDHDGPASVPVSADSAIDIVERRDALGATQSITATDSLSRAQATRTRRERQMQTGRSDLLAPISPIPREVLVPIEPSRRGELEEWLSGLRGSAVTIRVPSRGEKKALMDRADANAKQALQRSKMSRISDIGARTQAMNDVAKALGLPDSPLRIEGYDISNTIGGIYQVASMVVFEDAIAKKSEYRRFAIRGKDGKGALDDLSAMYETLTRRFRHGNIAGDTGESIDNEKRVEQARQQAQAVAASSGQPSQTGEGSDAHAVATGSRQDAKVSARSTSRNRSQESQISGNGDDQNAIKQDVNSEAAGLTSADAVVQQDTHPRHFAYKPNLIVVDGGKPQVEIAVKALKDCGVNDVAVCGLAKRLEEVWIPGEDYPLILKRQSEGMYLLQRVRDESHRFAITYHRKSRRKGALRSALDNIPGIGESYQKKLLRAFGSVKGIRAATVEELQSVNGIGERKAESIYNALHLDEKNDTGK from the coding sequence CTGCTGGGCGACACCCGCGATCTGTTCCGCCCCGCCACCGGTGACATCCCCACCGATCCGGGCGTCTACAAATGGCGTGACGGTGATGGCAGGGTCATCTACGTCGGCAAGGCCAAGAACCTGCGTAACCGGCTCACCTTCTATTTCCAGCCGCTGAGCGAATTGCACCCGCGCACGCAGAACATGGTGCTCACCGCTCGAAGCCTTGAATGGACGGTGGTCGCCACCGAGCTCGAGGCGCTCACGCTCGAATACACATGGATCAAGGAATTCGACCCGCGATTCAACGTCGTCTTCCGCGACGACAAGACCTACCCATACCTGGCCGTCTCCCTGGGCGAGAAATATCCGAGAGTGTGGGTGACCCGCAACCGCAAGCGCCGTGACACCCGATATTTCGGCCCATACGTCAAGGCATGGGATTTGCGCCACAGCCTTGACAAGCTGCTCAAGGCGTTTCCGGTACGGACCTGTACGAAAACCGTCTTCAACCGTGCCAAGCTGACCGACCGACCGTGTCTGCTGGCATCCATCGGAAAATGTTCGGCGCCGTGCGTTAGCAGGATCAGCGCAAAGGACCATCGCCGTATGTGCGAGCGGCTGGTCGGCGTGCTCACCGGCCGCTACGGCACCACGTTCATCGCCGGGTTGACACGTGAGATGAAACAGGCCAGCAATGATATGGAATTCGAGAAGGCGGCGCGCCTGCGCGACCAGATTTCGATGCTCAAGACTATGTCCGAGCAGAATGCGGTCGTCTTCGATTCGGATGTGGACGCCGACGTGTTCGGCATGGAATCCGATGAACTGGAAGCCTCTATCCACGCGTTCTTCGTGCGTTCCGGTTCCATTCGCGGCGAACGCAACTGGAGCGTCAAGCGGGTCGAAGACATCGACGATGCCGACCTCATCGCCGACCTGATCACGCAGGTCTATTCCGACATGATGGAAGAGACGGAGAGCCAGGCCAATGTTCCGTTGAACCTTCCCAGCAACGGCGAGGAATTGCTGGAACAAGACAGCGATGTTGCCAAGGATTCCGCAGATCCTGACCATGACGGCCCGGCATCGGTCCCCGTATCTGCGGATAGCGCCATCGACATCGTCGAACGCCGTGATGCTTTGGGAGCGACCCAAAGCATCACCGCCACCGACAGTCTTTCGCGTGCTCAGGCGACCCGGACCCGCCGGGAACGTCAGATGCAGACCGGACGTAGCGATTTGCTGGCTCCCATCTCGCCGATTCCGCGTGAGGTGTTGGTTCCGATTGAGCCGTCCCGCCGTGGCGAACTTGAGGAATGGCTGAGCGGTCTGCGCGGTTCGGCCGTCACCATCCGCGTGCCCAGTCGTGGCGAGAAGAAGGCGCTGATGGACCGTGCCGATGCCAATGCCAAACAGGCGCTACAACGCAGCAAAATGAGCCGTATCAGCGATATCGGTGCTCGAACGCAGGCGATGAACGACGTGGCCAAGGCGCTGGGGCTTCCCGATTCGCCGTTGCGCATCGAAGGCTACGATATCTCCAACACCATCGGTGGCATCTACCAGGTCGCTTCCATGGTCGTCTTCGAGGATGCCATAGCCAAGAAATCCGAATACCGTCGTTTCGCCATACGCGGTAAGGACGGCAAGGGTGCGCTTGACGATCTGAGCGCCATGTACGAGACCCTCACCCGCAGGTTCCGCCACGGCAACATTGCCGGCGACACCGGCGAAAGCATCGACAACGAGAAACGTGTTGAGCAGGCGCGGCAGCAGGCGCAAGCGGTCGCGGCATCATCTGGTCAGCCGTCTCAGACCGGTGAGGGGAGTGATGCTCATGCCGTTGCCACAGGTTCCCGGCAGGATGCCAAAGTGTCGGCCAGATCGACTTCGAGAAACCGGTCACAGGAATCACAAATCAGCGGCAACGGTGATGACCAAAATGCCATCAAACAAGATGTAAATTCCGAAGCAGCGGGTCTGACCAGTGCGGATGCTGTCGTTCAGCAAGACACTCATCCTCGTCATTTCGCCTACAAACCCAACCTCATCGTGGTGGATGGCGGCAAGCCCCAGGTGGAGATTGCCGTCAAAGCCCTGAAAGACTGCGGTGTGAATGACGTGGCGGTCTGCGGTTTGGCCAAGAGACTTGAAGAGGTCTGGATACCCGGGGAGGACTACCCGCTCATCCTCAAACGGCAGTCCGAGGGCATGTACCTGCTGCAGCGCGTGCGCGACGAATCCCACCGGTTCGCCATCACCTATCACCGCAAGTCCCGCCGCAAAGGTGCCCTACGTTCTGCGCTCGACAACATCCCAGGCATCGGCGAAAGCTACCAGAAAAAGCTGCTGCGTGCCTTCGGCTCGGTAAAGGGTATCCGTGCCGCAACCGTCGAAGAACTCCAGTCCGTCAATGGTATCGGCGAACGGAAAGCCGAATCCATCTATAACGCTTTGCACCTGGATGAAAAGAACGATACCGGCAAGTGA
- the uvrA gene encoding excinuclease ABC subunit UvrA, with the protein MDSDSFLSQEIAKAPLKKTGNSLVADISHIPSDLKITIQGAREHNLKNVDLAIPRSRMVVFTGLSGSGKSSLAFDTLFAEGQRRYVESLSAYARQFLGQMDKPDVDFIEGLSPAVSIDQKTTNRNPRSTVGTITEIYDYLRLLFSRTGIPHCPVCGEVVSAQTPQQMVDILMKKPERTRFQILAPVVRGRKGEFEDLLELLRGDGYSRALIDGEMRQLSDDIKLTKQKKHTIEVVVDRLVIKDGIRQRLTDSIETALRLAKGIVVIDYVDLDEKDPNRREPFSEKRSCPNGHQLELDEIEPRTFSFNAPYGACPECDGIGYKLEIDPELVIPDPSKSLNENAIEPWGMTKGTGEYYRHVLEGLAEEMGFSLDTPWKDLPKKIQHAIMYGHDFKVKVSYRNRWGRLREYSTGFEGVVRTLMRRHDETDSDQMKLYYESYMREVPCQTCQGKRLRPEVLSVTVDGKSIADVCDMPVERSLKWVRSLRLEGSAAVIAGEVLKEIRARLGFMNDVGLNYLTLSRAAKTLSGGEAQRIRLATQIGSGLVGVMYVLDEPSIGLHQRDNERLIKTLHHLRDLGNTLIVVEHDQETIEKADWLVDIGPGAGEKGGEVVYSGPAAHVVDAPRSITGDYIAGRREIEVPKKRRKTDRDRQLKVVGARENNLKNINVSIPLGVMTCITGVSGSGKSTLINSILYPSLADKLNGARIVPGKHTRVEGIEQCDKVIHVDQNPIGRTPRSNPATYTGVWDKIRQLFAKTPEAQVRGYGPGRFSFNVKGGRCEACHGDGTIKIEMNFLPDVYVQCEECHGQRYNRETLEVKYNGKSVADVLNMPISEAADFFKAYTGISRYLDTLVDVGLGYIRLGQPATTLSGGESQRVKLATELQRRSTGRTVYILDEPTTGLHFEDVRKLLQVLQGLVDKGNTVIVIEHNLDVVKCADWIIDLGPEGGDGGGTIVTQGTPEHVAKCEKSWTGKYLGPMLRH; encoded by the coding sequence ATGGACAGCGACTCGTTCCTGTCCCAGGAGATCGCGAAAGCACCGCTCAAGAAGACCGGGAATTCGCTCGTGGCGGATATCTCGCACATTCCCAGCGATCTGAAGATCACGATCCAGGGCGCTCGCGAGCATAACCTGAAGAACGTCGACCTCGCCATCCCGCGCAGCCGTATGGTGGTGTTCACCGGGCTTTCCGGCTCCGGCAAGTCCTCGTTGGCGTTCGATACGTTGTTTGCCGAAGGCCAGCGCCGTTATGTGGAATCGCTCAGCGCCTACGCCCGCCAGTTCCTGGGGCAGATGGACAAGCCGGACGTCGATTTTATCGAGGGCCTGAGCCCGGCCGTTTCCATCGATCAGAAGACCACGAACCGCAACCCGCGTTCCACCGTCGGCACCATCACGGAGATCTACGATTACCTGCGTCTGTTGTTTTCCCGCACCGGCATCCCGCACTGCCCGGTCTGCGGCGAGGTCGTCAGCGCCCAGACGCCACAGCAGATGGTCGATATTTTGATGAAGAAGCCGGAGCGGACACGTTTCCAGATTCTGGCACCGGTCGTACGCGGCCGCAAGGGCGAATTTGAAGACCTGCTTGAGCTGTTGCGTGGCGACGGTTACTCGCGTGCGTTGATCGATGGCGAGATGCGTCAGCTTTCCGACGACATCAAGCTGACCAAGCAGAAGAAGCACACCATCGAAGTCGTGGTCGACCGTCTGGTCATCAAGGACGGCATCCGCCAGCGTCTCACCGATTCCATAGAAACCGCGCTGAGACTGGCCAAAGGCATCGTGGTCATCGATTACGTCGATCTGGATGAAAAGGATCCGAATCGTCGCGAGCCGTTCAGCGAGAAGCGTTCCTGCCCGAACGGCCATCAGCTTGAGCTTGACGAGATCGAGCCGCGCACCTTCTCCTTCAACGCCCCGTATGGCGCCTGCCCGGAATGCGACGGCATCGGCTACAAATTGGAGATCGATCCTGAACTGGTCATTCCCGATCCGAGCAAATCGCTTAACGAGAACGCCATCGAACCGTGGGGCATGACCAAGGGCACCGGCGAATACTATCGTCACGTCCTCGAAGGTCTTGCCGAGGAGATGGGCTTCAGCCTCGACACCCCTTGGAAAGACCTGCCCAAGAAGATTCAGCATGCCATCATGTACGGCCATGATTTCAAGGTCAAGGTCTCCTACCGCAACCGTTGGGGGCGTCTGCGCGAATACAGCACCGGTTTCGAAGGCGTGGTGCGTACGCTCATGCGTCGCCATGACGAAACGGACTCCGATCAGATGAAGCTGTATTACGAGTCCTATATGCGTGAGGTGCCGTGCCAGACCTGCCAGGGCAAGCGTCTGCGTCCGGAAGTGCTGTCGGTCACCGTCGACGGCAAGTCCATTGCCGACGTCTGCGATATGCCAGTCGAACGCAGCCTCAAATGGGTTCGCTCGCTTCGTCTTGAGGGCTCGGCGGCCGTCATTGCCGGTGAGGTCTTGAAGGAGATTCGTGCGCGTCTCGGGTTCATGAACGATGTCGGGCTCAACTATCTGACCCTTTCGCGTGCCGCCAAAACGCTTTCCGGCGGAGAGGCGCAGCGCATCAGGCTCGCCACGCAGATCGGCAGCGGCTTGGTCGGCGTGATGTACGTGCTCGACGAGCCGTCCATCGGCCTGCACCAGCGCGACAACGAACGCCTGATCAAGACACTGCATCATCTGCGTGACCTCGGCAATACGCTGATTGTCGTCGAGCATGATCAGGAGACCATCGAAAAGGCTGACTGGCTGGTGGACATCGGCCCCGGAGCCGGCGAGAAGGGCGGGGAAGTCGTCTATTCAGGGCCTGCGGCTCATGTCGTCGACGCCCCACGCTCCATCACTGGTGACTATATCGCCGGCAGACGCGAGATTGAAGTGCCGAAGAAACGTCGCAAAACCGACCGGGATCGGCAGCTCAAGGTTGTCGGCGCACGTGAGAACAACCTCAAAAACATCAATGTATCCATTCCTCTTGGCGTGATGACCTGCATCACCGGAGTCTCCGGTTCCGGCAAGTCGACGTTGATCAATTCGATCCTGTATCCCTCCTTGGCCGACAAGCTCAACGGCGCACGCATCGTGCCGGGCAAGCACACGCGCGTCGAAGGCATCGAGCAGTGCGACAAGGTCATCCACGTCGACCAGAACCCGATCGGCCGCACGCCGCGCAGCAACCCGGCCACCTATACGGGTGTATGGGACAAGATCCGCCAGCTCTTTGCCAAGACGCCCGAAGCCCAGGTCCGCGGTTATGGCCCCGGCCGGTTCTCGTTCAATGTCAAAGGCGGACGGTGTGAAGCCTGTCACGGCGACGGCACCATCAAGATCGAAATGAACTTCCTGCCCGACGTCTATGTGCAATGCGAGGAATGCCACGGCCAGCGTTATAATCGCGAAACCCTCGAAGTGAAATACAACGGCAAATCCGTCGCCGACGTGCTCAACATGCCCATCTCCGAAGCGGCCGATTTCTTCAAGGCGTATACCGGCATCTCCCGCTATCTCGACACCTTGGTCGATGTCGGCCTGGGCTATATCCGCCTGGGCCAGCCCGCCACTACGCTTTCCGGCGGTGAATCGCAGCGCGTCAAGCTCGCCACCGAGTTGCAGCGCCGCTCCACCGGCCGTACAGTCTACATCCTGGATGAGCCGACCACCGGTCTGCATTTCGAGGACGTACGCAAGCTGTTGCAGGTCCTGCAAGGTCTGGTCGACAAGGGCAACACGGTCATCGTCATCGAGCACAACCTCGACGTGGTCAAATGCGCCGACTGGATCATCGATCTCGGCCCCGAAGGCGGCGACGGCGGCGGCACCATCGTCACCCAGGGCACGCCGGAACATGTGGCCAAATGCGAAAAGAGCTGGACCGGCAAGTATCTCGGCCCCATGCTGAGGCACTGA
- a CDS encoding ABC-F family ATP-binding cassette domain-containing protein — MAIEAQGLEIQIGARTLLNPTDFHVSKGDKIGLVGRNGAGKTTLTRTITGDLLPTAGKVRVSGKLGYLPQDTHADDPEQSALDRMMSARDIASIIKRMRKAEKEMTNENPKVIQKAMDKYDKAMQAFDKAGGYAAQSEAISMAASLGLPNETMQQPIGTLSGGQKRRIELARILFSDADTLILDEPTNHLDADSIEWLRGYLKRFEGGFLVISHSTELLDEVVNKVWHLDAQTAQIDMYSLSWKAYLKQRVVDEERRRREREVAEKKAARLMKQGIRLHAKATKAVAAQNMMRRAERLLSETSEAERQEKVADIRFPEPAPCGKTPIMAKEISKAFGSNIVFTGIDLAIDKGSRVVILGYNGAGKTTTLRILAGEDKPDTGEVVYGHGCKIGYFAQEHDTLEMDATVLENLQHVAPDLDDTHARSILGSFLFSGDDAFKPARVLSGGEQTRLALATLVTSRANVLLLDEPTNNLDPVSRDEILKAIAKYEGAIILVTHDEGAVKALNPERVLLMPDGDEDLWSDDYLDLVAEE; from the coding sequence ATGGCAATCGAGGCGCAAGGGCTGGAAATTCAGATCGGGGCACGGACGCTGCTCAATCCCACTGATTTTCACGTGAGCAAAGGCGACAAGATCGGCTTGGTCGGGCGTAACGGCGCCGGCAAGACCACCCTCACGCGCACCATCACCGGCGACCTGCTGCCCACGGCCGGCAAGGTACGCGTTTCCGGCAAGCTCGGCTACCTGCCGCAGGACACCCACGCCGACGACCCCGAGCAGAGCGCGCTCGACCGGATGATGAGCGCGCGCGACATCGCCAGCATCATCAAACGTATGCGCAAGGCCGAAAAGGAAATGACCAACGAGAACCCGAAGGTCATTCAAAAGGCGATGGACAAGTACGACAAGGCCATGCAGGCGTTCGACAAGGCCGGCGGCTACGCAGCGCAGTCCGAGGCGATCTCGATGGCCGCGAGCCTGGGACTTCCCAACGAGACGATGCAACAGCCGATCGGCACGCTTTCCGGCGGTCAGAAGCGGCGCATCGAGCTGGCCCGTATCCTGTTCTCTGACGCCGACACCTTGATTCTCGACGAACCGACCAACCATTTGGACGCCGATTCCATCGAATGGCTGCGCGGCTATCTCAAGCGTTTCGAGGGCGGGTTCCTCGTCATCTCCCATTCCACGGAACTGCTGGACGAGGTGGTGAACAAAGTCTGGCATCTGGACGCGCAGACCGCACAGATCGATATGTATTCGCTGAGTTGGAAGGCCTATTTGAAGCAACGTGTGGTGGACGAGGAGCGTCGCCGCCGCGAGCGCGAGGTGGCCGAGAAAAAGGCCGCACGCCTGATGAAGCAGGGAATCCGTTTGCACGCCAAGGCCACCAAGGCCGTCGCCGCGCAGAACATGATGCGTCGCGCCGAACGGCTTTTGAGCGAGACCAGCGAGGCGGAACGGCAGGAGAAGGTCGCCGACATCCGCTTCCCCGAACCTGCCCCTTGCGGCAAGACGCCGATCATGGCGAAGGAGATCTCCAAGGCCTTCGGCTCCAACATTGTCTTCACCGGCATCGACCTGGCCATTGACAAGGGCTCGCGCGTGGTCATTCTGGGTTACAACGGCGCCGGCAAGACCACGACGCTGCGTATCCTGGCCGGCGAGGACAAGCCCGACACCGGCGAGGTCGTCTACGGCCACGGCTGCAAGATCGGCTATTTCGCCCAGGAGCACGACACTCTGGAAATGGACGCGACCGTGCTCGAGAACCTGCAGCACGTCGCCCCCGACCTTGACGACACCCACGCCCGTTCCATCCTCGGCAGCTTCCTCTTCTCCGGCGACGACGCGTTCAAGCCGGCCAGGGTGCTTTCCGGCGGCGAACAGACCAGACTTGCCCTGGCCACGTTGGTGACCTCGCGCGCCAATGTGCTGCTCTTGGACGAGCCGACCAACAACCTCGACCCGGTTTCGCGCGACGAGATCCTCAAGGCCATCGCCAAGTACGAGGGCGCCATCATCCTCGTGACCCACGACGAGGGTGCGGTCAAGGCGCTCAACCCCGAGCGGGTGCTGCTGATGCCCGACGGCGACGAGGACCTGTGGAGCGACGATTATCTGGATCTGGTGGCCGAGGAGTAG
- a CDS encoding LysR family transcriptional regulator: MTLLQLKYIVKIVECGSMNEASHELYVSQPALSSSVKELEHEMGIEIFTRSSQGIALTVDGAEFLTYARQVLDQTELMEERYKHAKPRKQLCSVSTQHYMFAVEAFVEMINSIESDEYEFTLRETRTRDIIDSVANMLSEIGILYLSDFNKDVIGKLLRGKHLEFHPLFRAGLHVFISRDNPLASKEKVTMDDLKPYPFIQYEQGEEGSFYFAEEAVWPKDSPKLITVTDRATILNFIIGLNGYTICTGIDNGDLNNEKIVTVPLDTDETMLVGWITNERANLSKAAESYLAKLKSVIASHGYTLIE; the protein is encoded by the coding sequence ATGACACTGCTGCAGCTGAAATATATCGTCAAGATCGTGGAGTGCGGCTCGATGAACGAGGCCTCCCACGAGCTCTACGTCTCCCAGCCCGCGCTGAGCTCGTCGGTCAAGGAGCTCGAGCACGAGATGGGCATCGAGATCTTCACCCGCTCCTCGCAGGGCATCGCCCTGACCGTCGACGGCGCGGAATTCCTCACCTACGCCCGCCAGGTGCTCGACCAGACCGAGCTGATGGAGGAACGCTACAAGCACGCCAAGCCGCGCAAGCAGCTCTGCTCGGTCTCCACGCAGCACTACATGTTCGCCGTCGAGGCGTTCGTAGAGATGATCAATTCGATCGAATCCGACGAATACGAGTTCACGCTGCGCGAGACCCGCACGCGCGACATCATCGATTCCGTCGCCAACATGCTTTCTGAAATCGGCATCCTCTACCTCTCCGACTTCAACAAGGACGTCATCGGCAAGCTGCTGCGCGGCAAGCACCTCGAGTTCCATCCGCTCTTCCGCGCCGGCCTGCACGTCTTCATCTCACGCGACAATCCTCTCGCGTCCAAGGAAAAAGTGACGATGGACGACCTCAAACCGTACCCGTTCATCCAGTACGAGCAGGGCGAGGAAGGCAGCTTCTACTTCGCCGAGGAGGCGGTCTGGCCCAAGGACTCCCCCAAACTCATCACCGTCACCGACCGCGCCACGATCCTCAACTTCATCATCGGGCTCAACGGCTACACCATCTGCACCGGCATCGACAACGGCGACCTCAACAACGAGAAGATCGTCACCGTCCCACTCGACACCGACGAGACCATGCTGGTCGGCTGGATCACCAACGAGCGCGCCAACCTCTCCAAAGCCGCCGAAAGCTACCTCGCCAAACTCAAGTCCGTCATCGCCAGCCACGGCTACACGCTCATCGAATAG